The genomic interval GACCAAGACAGTGACAGTTGAAACCGTGGCTTTTGAACTTTCTTCCAAGCTCGATCTGGCTGAGCCGGTCCAAAGCAAGGCCGTGACAAAATCGGAGTTTCCCGCTCTTTGGCTATGACACCGCAAGATTGCATTTCCCGGCTTTTGGGCGTTCGATATGAACCAGCGGGGAATAGCTTCTCTGCGGTTGATTGCTTTGGCGTTGTGGAGCTTTGGTACAGGCATGTGCTTGGCGTGGGGGTGGAAGATAGATCAAACCACCCGCCAACCCATGAAGGGCTCCAGAGGGGCGTTGAGAGCATTTCCAACTGGGAAGCGGTCGACACACCTCAAGATCATTGTTTGGTGCTGATGCAGGCAGGCAGGCTCAGGAATGGGCATATCGGCATCTATTATAACGGCCATGTGCTGCATGCTGATCGCAAAGCAGGCTGTTGCGTCTGTCAGAAGATCACGGACCCGGCCATTCAAGGCTCAATTACAGGCTATTTGAAACATAATGAAAACCCAACTCATTGACGGTCTGGGCCATACGGCTCATGTCGAATTGCCCTTTGGCTTGTCGGTCAAAGAGATGGTTCGCGGCCTTGGTCTGTCTGCTGGTCAGGCAACAGTATGGATCAAGCAGGCAAACGGTCTTTGGAAAGAGCTGGATAGAGGCCTTTGGGCTTATGTTAAACCAAAGCTTGAGGGGGTGGTCAAATTCACCTTCAGGCAAGGTGGAAGCACGGTAAAAGCGATTATTGGCGTTGTGGCCTTGATCGCAACCATCATTGCGCCTTTCTTGGCTCCATTGACAGCGACCCTTTTGCTTGTTGCCGTGGCTGCGGCCAGTATTGCGGCTAACTTGCTGTTTCCGGAAGAGCCTCCGAATTTATCGTTGGGTGGCGGCGGGTCACAAGAAGCCGAAGCGGTCCGCAAGCTGGCGAATGTGCAAAGTGACAGCAATCCGGTAGCAAAAGGCGGGTATCTGCCTATCGTGGTTGGTGAGCGTCGTATCAGTCCGCCAGAGTTAAGCGACCCAAGATATAGCCTTGATGATAGCCGACAGGTTGTTGAGCGTATTTTTGCTTTTGATGGTCAGCACGCATTGACGGATATTCAGGTTGATGGAGCGCCAATCTCTGACTATGCCGCGATTACAACCGAAACCATCGAAGGTGCGGGAGATGACGCAACCAGCACCTTTGTCAATAAATGCTGCAAGGTTGAAGATGTTCGGGCAAGGCTGGCTGTTTTTGATCTGGATGACCGTGATCTTGTGAACCAAGACCAGCCAAGCAAATCAGAGCCAACCTATACCAGATTTACAACGGTTGCCCATAATGATCTGGAAGAGATTGTTATTCGCCTTCAGATAGACAGTTTCGTGAAATCTGATGCCCCGTCAACCAACATTCGCTTGCCCTTACGGATAAGATTCCGTGAAAAAGGATCAAATGGTGCCTGGAATAATCTGCCCGAAGTGCATGTAACCGGTAGGGCGCAAGGGTCCAGTCTGAAAGAGTTCCGGATCCGTTGGGATAATGTCTTTGGCTCAGAGAACGAGCCGGGCGATTTGGGCTATGAATTCTGGCAGAATGTTCCAGCGGCAGGCGATACACTTTCCAGTGGGTCAACTGGGGATCAATGGCAGGCCCACAGCCATTTTGTTGATGGGGCAGGGCTGAAGGATGTAGCCAATATTGTTGGTGGCCGTCAGGGTGTTCGTGTCACGCTTGATGATGACTTTGCCAAGGTGGCTTACGAGTGGGAAATCATTCGAGGCTATGCACTGACACAATCCAGCCTGAATGGATCATATGCTTATAGCGGGTCTGTGCCTTCCTTGTTTGAAGGCTATCTGGATGGGCAAGTCTACAAGGTCAAGGTAGAGCAAACGCCATTTAACGGCACGATTTCAATCAACCATGTTCAGGCATTGGTCAATCAACAACCTTGCCAGAGGCCAGCAACGGGGTTGATTGGCGTCAAGTCGGTTGATGAGACTATCCGAAACGTTACGGTCATGGCGGCTCGTTATGTGAAGGATTGGGACGGTTCAGGCTGGAACACAGTAACCGCGACCAGCAAGAACCCCGCCACTCATGCGCGGCAGATCCTTTTTGATGCCATGAAGCGTCTTGGGGTCTCGACAGACCTTATAGACAATGATGCGTTTGTTGCCTGGCGTCAGGCCTGCATTGACAATGGCTATGAAGTTTCAGCGGTTTTCTCTGGCACACCATTCAGAGAAGTGCTTGAGATCTTGGCTGCTGCTGGCTTTGCAAGAATGACCTTTTCGGACAAGTTCAGTGTTGATTGGTTTCGGGATCGTTCGGCAGATATGCCGGTCGTTGCTTTCACACCAGCCAATGCAAACATATCCGTTGAAGTGGTTGAGCCTGAATTGCCAATCGCCATTCGTTGCAAGTTTCAGGATGAAGCCGATGATTTCAAGGATGCAGAGACGGAAGTCAACAACCCGTTTGTGACAACCATAACCGGGCAATCCGTGCGAGAATATAAAGGCATTACAAAGAAGAGCCTTGCACGTAAGAGAGCTTATTTCGATCTGTTGCAGGCCGTTTATCAAGGCAGGCAGCGCGTATCTGTCTCAAGCGCCACACAAGCAACGGTTTGTGAGCGTGGGGATCTGGTTTTGCTGGTGACGGATCTGATTGACGACAAGGCCTTTGGCGGCGTTGTCAGAGAGGTTTTATCAAACACAACTCTGGTGATTGACCAAGGGCCAACGGTTGAAGGGTCAACGGCATTCTTTGATGCAACAAATGTCTTTGAATCCTCAAACATCTTTGACGAAGGCCTGCAATCGTCTTTGTGGATCAGGCACGATCAAGGTGGCGATGAAATAGAGGTGTCAAGCGCTCATCTTGGCAGCGATGGCCTTATCACTGTCCGTCTGGCTTCTGCCCTGTCATCAACAAACGTGACTGGTGCACATGTTGTGATCGGTCCCAAGGCGCAATTGCTAAAGCGTTACATCGTTCTGGATGTGGATCGAGAAGCCGAAGAGAGAGCAAGCCTTACCCTTGTTCCAGAAGCCCCTGAAATTTACGAGCATTTGCAAAGGTTCGAAGCATGACCGCAAAGAACAAGATTGGTGTAGAGGCTGATTATCCATCTGATAAATCGGCGGCTACCTATACTGGGACAGTTAACGATTCAGTCTTTTCCGTGGCAATGCGCAATGTCGGGATGCTGACGGGCGTCGGGGGCACCGCAAACGCAATCACAGGCAATGCACCAGTATCGGACAATCTGGCCTATACTGACGGGATGCAAGCGCAGTTTGCAGCACCAAGCACGAATACAGGGGCCGTTACCCTGAACATTGGCGGGCTTGGGGCTAAATCTCTGAAAGACAATTCAGGGCAAGCGCTCGATCCCGGCGTTATTGCAGCGGGGAACCTTGTCACTGTTGTTTTCTATTCTCCTGATGATGAGTTTCGTCTACCTGCTTCGGGCGGTACTCAGAACGTTACTGTTCAAGGCGGCTTGACTGTCAAGCGATCTGCATCAAAGCGGGCACTGGCTGCGGTTGCCTCGACTACAAGCTTATCAAGCATTGTCACGCAGGCTTTTCAGACGGTCTATTCAGCTTCCCGCGTGATTGTGACGGGTGAAATTCTTCTCAAGACTGCAAGCGGGTCTGATGATGCTGATGGGCTAGTTGTTGAGCTGCATGTAGATGGAACAAAGGAAGACGAATTTAACACCATGAGCTGGTCTGATCAGGCCTATGCGGTGGCGTTTGATTTCAGCCATAGTCCAAGCGACACAAGCTCACATTCTTACGAAATCAAGGTTTCCAGCACCAATGCAGCGCAATACCCGGCTCGTGGTGCTGTTCTGGTTTGCGAGGAATGGGGAGCTAACCCTTAATGGTTCACAAAGTCTGGATCAGGGGGTTCACGCCTTCGACGCATAGGGTTTTTGTGGAGCCTGCTGACGGGGTAACAGATGAGCGGCCCATTGAGGTCAAGAGAAGTTTAAGAACTAATATTTCGGCCTTCCCTTCTGGTGGCGTTCGTATTCTTCTTTCTGGCGATCAACAGACTGGAACGAGTTCTATTCTTCTTTCCGGTGATCAGCAAACCGGGACAAGTAAGCTCAAGGCATCCAGTACAAGCCGCATTGAGGTTTTGCCGCAATCGCTCGAAATTCTATTTGGCGATAAATTCAGCATTTCCCGGTTTGAGATTGTATCCACCCCGCAAAGCGTTGAAACGCTGCAATCTTATGCGACCATCGCCAACGCTGTTAGTGTCGAGACTTCGCCACAGCAAGCAATCACGACAAGAGATTATCTGACAGCTATCGAGCCTGCAAACGCGGTCACAGCGCCTCAATCGGTTACCGTTACGTCTGTTGGACAAGTTGATGTTGGGCCTGCCGGTGCAGTTTCGACCCCGCAAGGTCTTGATGTGCTTCGCGCATATCTAACAGACGTCGGGGTAGGGCAGGTAGTTTCTAGTGCTGTTGATGCTTCTGTCTTGAGGGCCTTCAAAACCAGTGTCGATGTGTTCTCAGCGGCAACAGACCCGCAAGCGATTGATAGCCTGCTTGCAGCTCTTACAGAGGTTAGCGCTTCTCAAGCGGTTGCCACACCGCAAGGCGCAGACACCTTACGCGATTATCTAACGGCACCAGGTGCCGTGAGCCTGCGATCGACGGCTAAAGATATCGCGCTGGTTCGGCATCTGAAAACAGAAACCGGCACATCTTCCGCCGTTTCTACTCCGATAGGTGTGGATCTGACCAGCCGCCCAGGCGCGATCCTGCTTTCCGGTGATCAGCAGACTGGATCCAGTTATCTGGTTCTGTCCGGCGACCAGCAAACCGGTGATGACAGAATAACCATTAGTGAAACTTAGAGGAGGCTTGAATGCCTGTAACTCCTGTAATCTTCGATTGCTTTTACGAAAACGCATACAATGGCGTGCATGATTTCGATACGCACACATTCAAATGTGCTTTTACCAACACCACGCCCACTGCGGCATCTGACGCTCAGTTGACCGACATTACCGAAATCACAGCAGGTAATGGGTACGCGGCAGGCGGCGTCACGCTTGATAACGTATCAGTCACTAGAACCGGTTCAACAGCAAAAGTGACCATTGATGATGAAGTTATTACGGCTTCCGGTGGTTCAATTGGGCCGTTTGAGCATTTCGTGATTTATAACGACACCGCAACCGGTGACCCGCTTGTCTGCTACATCACGAGAGCGGAAGGAACGACAACACTTTCAGATGGTGAATCCATCACGCTTGATTTCAACGCGACTAATGGCGTGATTACTCATGGAGCGGCGGCATAATGGCAGACGATAAGGAAATTAGTGACCTACCAGAAGCCACGAGCGTATCTTCAACGGATTTACTACATATGTCGGTGAGTGGCAACAGCAGAAAAGTCAAGGCTCAAAATGTGCTGGCAAATGACGTTGTAACCCTTGCGGCCATGGAGCATGGAACTGAAGGTGATATCTTGTATTATGGGGCTTCTGGTGAACCTTCAAGGCTTACCAAAGGCACAGTGGGCCAAGCAATCAAGATGAACGCTAGCGCAACTGCTCCAGAATGGAGCGATGAGGTTTTCGCAAAAATATACGACAGCGGGGAACTGTCCATTACAGCGCCGTCTGAAACCACTCTCAGCCACGGACTCGGCGGCATGCCTAAGCTTATTTGGGCTGTATTTGTTTGCAAGGTGGCTGAATATGGTTTTTCTGTTGGGGATGAATTCATTTATCCTCTCGGTTATGCTTCCTTATCGGCTGGCAACGGGATGGTGGCAAAGTCAGATTCTACTCAAATTAAAATTAGGTTTATTGGGACTTCTGGCGTGTATGTTGGTCGCTTTGATTCTGTATATCAAAATGTCACGATAACTCAGGCCAGCTGGAAATTAGTTGTAAGGGCTGCGCTATGACCAAGAAAACAGTAAAGCATTTTGTTGACGAGGGCGGGAGATATATCGGGCAATTCGTTGGGGCCGAACCTCCACAGGGAGCCGTAGAAGTGGCTCTAGCCCCTGATGATGGCCATCAGCTTTGGGTAGATGGTGCTTGGAGTGCGCCCCCGGTTACTTTCTCTCCGCTTACCCGGTTCCAGTTTGAAGTAATTCTGGAATTACTGGGCATCAACCAATCACAAGTCTTTGCTTTGATAGATGGCCTACCATGGACGGACATGGAAAAGATCATCGCCAAGAAAAAAGTCGAGACAGGCGGCAATGACGGGCGGTGGAGCCGTGAGAACTCGCTTTGGGATTTATTGGGGCCGTCTCTTGGCATCTCAAAAGAGCAAATAGATGAAAAGTGG from Cohaesibacter gelatinilyticus carries:
- a CDS encoding phage tail protein codes for the protein MKTQLIDGLGHTAHVELPFGLSVKEMVRGLGLSAGQATVWIKQANGLWKELDRGLWAYVKPKLEGVVKFTFRQGGSTVKAIIGVVALIATIIAPFLAPLTATLLLVAVAAASIAANLLFPEEPPNLSLGGGGSQEAEAVRKLANVQSDSNPVAKGGYLPIVVGERRISPPELSDPRYSLDDSRQVVERIFAFDGQHALTDIQVDGAPISDYAAITTETIEGAGDDATSTFVNKCCKVEDVRARLAVFDLDDRDLVNQDQPSKSEPTYTRFTTVAHNDLEEIVIRLQIDSFVKSDAPSTNIRLPLRIRFREKGSNGAWNNLPEVHVTGRAQGSSLKEFRIRWDNVFGSENEPGDLGYEFWQNVPAAGDTLSSGSTGDQWQAHSHFVDGAGLKDVANIVGGRQGVRVTLDDDFAKVAYEWEIIRGYALTQSSLNGSYAYSGSVPSLFEGYLDGQVYKVKVEQTPFNGTISINHVQALVNQQPCQRPATGLIGVKSVDETIRNVTVMAARYVKDWDGSGWNTVTATSKNPATHARQILFDAMKRLGVSTDLIDNDAFVAWRQACIDNGYEVSAVFSGTPFREVLEILAAAGFARMTFSDKFSVDWFRDRSADMPVVAFTPANANISVEVVEPELPIAIRCKFQDEADDFKDAETEVNNPFVTTITGQSVREYKGITKKSLARKRAYFDLLQAVYQGRQRVSVSSATQATVCERGDLVLLVTDLIDDKAFGGVVREVLSNTTLVIDQGPTVEGSTAFFDATNVFESSNIFDEGLQSSLWIRHDQGGDEIEVSSAHLGSDGLITVRLASALSSTNVTGAHVVIGPKAQLLKRYIVLDVDREAEERASLTLVPEAPEIYEHLQRFEA
- a CDS encoding NlpC/P60 family protein — protein: MTPQDCISRLLGVRYEPAGNSFSAVDCFGVVELWYRHVLGVGVEDRSNHPPTHEGLQRGVESISNWEAVDTPQDHCLVLMQAGRLRNGHIGIYYNGHVLHADRKAGCCVCQKITDPAIQGSITGYLKHNENPTH